A part of Neodiprion pinetum isolate iyNeoPine1 chromosome 4, iyNeoPine1.2, whole genome shotgun sequence genomic DNA contains:
- the LOC124218039 gene encoding TOM1-like protein 2 isoform X1, producing the protein MSFFGVPVNPFSTPVGQRIEQATDGSLPSENWALNMEICDIINETEDGPRDAVKAIRRRLNQAAGKNYTIVMYTLTVLETCVKNCGKCFHALACSREFVLELVKLIGPKNEPPTAVQEKVLSLIQAWAETFRHQPHTQGVVQVYQELKQKGIEFPMTDLDAMAPIITPQRKVTYQSVPESEQTTALAVPPVGEQPPMPLAVQGSNVPAQLTEPQLAKLQSELDVVQGNMRVLAEMLTHLTNPNQTANQQPDPADLELLTELHSTCKAMQERVVELIGKLAHDEMTAELLRVNDELNNLFLRYTRYTKNKATPPSTILAQTIGQPPNNARVNAAPVLSKREAESLIDLSDGTDSLGKELASISVVDGAPRASDSRKEKPKEKEGDNDEFDMFAQSRTATYETTKNSGSRYEDNAEQPVSGGSLSSAILNRNNPNQPPQNTTTAAPATVLNQESEFNEMAAWLDRTPGAQGDQESLTSFEFERFLAERAAAAEALPTIPPTTTATTTNTNAQRQINKDQDKSLFAL; encoded by the exons atgtcTTTTTTCGGTGTACCTGTGAATCCATTTTCGACGCCAGTTGGTCAGAGAATAG AACAAGCTACAGATGGAAGCCTGCCAAGTGAGAATTGGGCACTTAATATGGAAATATGCGATATCATTAACGAAACTGAAGACGGACCTCGGGATGCAGTTAAAGCTATTCGACGGCGATTGAATCAAGCAGCTGGAAAGAACTATACCATCGTTATGTACACTCTCACT GTTCTTGAAACATGTGTGAAAAACTGCGGCAAGTGTTTTCATGCGCTCGCTTGCTCACGAGAGTTTGTACTGGAGCTGGTTAAATTAATTGGTCCAAAAAATGAACCGCCTACAGCAGTACAAGAAAAAGTACTGAGCCTCATTCAAGCGTGGGCTGAAACCTTTCGTCATCAACCTCATACTCAAGGAGTTGTGCAAGTTTATCAAGAGCTTAAACAAAAAGGAATTGAATTTCCTATGACTGATCTTGATGCTATGGCGCCAATAATTACCCCCCAAAgg AAAGTGACTTATCAGAGTGTACCGGAAAGTGAGCAGACCACGGCATTGGCAGTCCCACCGGTAGGTGAACAACCTCCCATGCCGCTGGCAGTCCAAGGGAGCAATGTGCCTGCTCAACTTACAGAACCACAGCTGGCCAAGTTACAGAGTGAGTTGGATGTTGTTCAGGGTAATATGCGCGTTCTTGCTGAGATGCTAACGCATCTAACCAATCCGAATCAAACGGCTAATCAGCAACCAGATCCAGCTGACTTGGAACTCCTTACG GAGCTGCATTCCACCTGCAAAGCGATGCAAGAACGAGTTGTAGAATTAATTGGTAAGCTCGCCCATGATGAAATGACTGCTGAATTGCTTCGTGTGAATGACGAACTTAACAACTTGTTTCTGCGTTACACCCGATACACGAAAAATAAGGCAACACCTCCTAGTACTATATTGGCACAGACCATTGGCCAACCACCAAATAATGCACGTGTTAATGCCGCTCCTGTGTTGAGCAAACGTGAAGCTGAATCACTAATCGACTTATCAGACGGAACAGACAGCTTGGGAAAAGAATTAGCAAGCATCA GTGTGGTGGATGGCGCTCCGAGAGCAAGTGATTCGCGAAAAGAGAAGCCTAAGGAAAAAGAGGGTGACAATGACGAATTTGACATGTTTGCCCAATCACGTACTGCTACTTACGAAACAACGAAAAATAG TGGTAGTAGATACGAGGATAATGCTGAACAGCCGGTGAGCGGGGGAAGTCTAAGCTCAGCCATTCTTAATCGAAATAACCCTAATCAACCGCCACAGAACACAACAACCGCTGCTCCTGCAACTGTT CTAAACCAAGAATCTGAATTCAACGAGATGGCTGCTTGGTTGGATCGTACG CCCGGTGCCCAAGGTGACCAGGAATCATTAACATCATTTGAGTTTGAAAGATTCCTAGCTGAGAGAGCAGCTGCAGCCGAAGCGCTACCCACCATACCTCCTACGACTACCGCGACGACTACTAATACAAATGCTCAGCGCCAAATTAATAAAGATCAAGACAAGTCCTTATTTGCTCTCTAG
- the LOC124218039 gene encoding TOM1-like protein 2 isoform X2, giving the protein MSFFGVPVNPFSTPVGQRIEQATDGSLPSENWALNMEICDIINETEDGPRDAVKAIRRRLNQAAGKNYTIVMYTLTVLETCVKNCGKCFHALACSREFVLELVKLIGPKNEPPTAVQEKVLSLIQAWAETFRHQPHTQGVVQVYQELKQKGIEFPMTDLDAMAPIITPQRSVPESEQTTALAVPPVGEQPPMPLAVQGSNVPAQLTEPQLAKLQSELDVVQGNMRVLAEMLTHLTNPNQTANQQPDPADLELLTELHSTCKAMQERVVELIGKLAHDEMTAELLRVNDELNNLFLRYTRYTKNKATPPSTILAQTIGQPPNNARVNAAPVLSKREAESLIDLSDGTDSLGKELASISVVDGAPRASDSRKEKPKEKEGDNDEFDMFAQSRTATYETTKNSGSRYEDNAEQPVSGGSLSSAILNRNNPNQPPQNTTTAAPATVLNQESEFNEMAAWLDRTPGAQGDQESLTSFEFERFLAERAAAAEALPTIPPTTTATTTNTNAQRQINKDQDKSLFAL; this is encoded by the exons atgtcTTTTTTCGGTGTACCTGTGAATCCATTTTCGACGCCAGTTGGTCAGAGAATAG AACAAGCTACAGATGGAAGCCTGCCAAGTGAGAATTGGGCACTTAATATGGAAATATGCGATATCATTAACGAAACTGAAGACGGACCTCGGGATGCAGTTAAAGCTATTCGACGGCGATTGAATCAAGCAGCTGGAAAGAACTATACCATCGTTATGTACACTCTCACT GTTCTTGAAACATGTGTGAAAAACTGCGGCAAGTGTTTTCATGCGCTCGCTTGCTCACGAGAGTTTGTACTGGAGCTGGTTAAATTAATTGGTCCAAAAAATGAACCGCCTACAGCAGTACAAGAAAAAGTACTGAGCCTCATTCAAGCGTGGGCTGAAACCTTTCGTCATCAACCTCATACTCAAGGAGTTGTGCAAGTTTATCAAGAGCTTAAACAAAAAGGAATTGAATTTCCTATGACTGATCTTGATGCTATGGCGCCAATAATTACCCCCCAAAgg AGTGTACCGGAAAGTGAGCAGACCACGGCATTGGCAGTCCCACCGGTAGGTGAACAACCTCCCATGCCGCTGGCAGTCCAAGGGAGCAATGTGCCTGCTCAACTTACAGAACCACAGCTGGCCAAGTTACAGAGTGAGTTGGATGTTGTTCAGGGTAATATGCGCGTTCTTGCTGAGATGCTAACGCATCTAACCAATCCGAATCAAACGGCTAATCAGCAACCAGATCCAGCTGACTTGGAACTCCTTACG GAGCTGCATTCCACCTGCAAAGCGATGCAAGAACGAGTTGTAGAATTAATTGGTAAGCTCGCCCATGATGAAATGACTGCTGAATTGCTTCGTGTGAATGACGAACTTAACAACTTGTTTCTGCGTTACACCCGATACACGAAAAATAAGGCAACACCTCCTAGTACTATATTGGCACAGACCATTGGCCAACCACCAAATAATGCACGTGTTAATGCCGCTCCTGTGTTGAGCAAACGTGAAGCTGAATCACTAATCGACTTATCAGACGGAACAGACAGCTTGGGAAAAGAATTAGCAAGCATCA GTGTGGTGGATGGCGCTCCGAGAGCAAGTGATTCGCGAAAAGAGAAGCCTAAGGAAAAAGAGGGTGACAATGACGAATTTGACATGTTTGCCCAATCACGTACTGCTACTTACGAAACAACGAAAAATAG TGGTAGTAGATACGAGGATAATGCTGAACAGCCGGTGAGCGGGGGAAGTCTAAGCTCAGCCATTCTTAATCGAAATAACCCTAATCAACCGCCACAGAACACAACAACCGCTGCTCCTGCAACTGTT CTAAACCAAGAATCTGAATTCAACGAGATGGCTGCTTGGTTGGATCGTACG CCCGGTGCCCAAGGTGACCAGGAATCATTAACATCATTTGAGTTTGAAAGATTCCTAGCTGAGAGAGCAGCTGCAGCCGAAGCGCTACCCACCATACCTCCTACGACTACCGCGACGACTACTAATACAAATGCTCAGCGCCAAATTAATAAAGATCAAGACAAGTCCTTATTTGCTCTCTAG
- the LOC124218039 gene encoding TOM1-like protein 2 isoform X3 yields the protein MSFFGVPVNPFSTPVGQRIEQATDGSLPSENWALNMEICDIINETEDGPRDAVKAIRRRLNQAAGKNYTIVMYTLTVLETCVKNCGKCFHALACSREFVLELVKLIGPKNEPPTAVQEKVLSLIQAWAETFRHQPHTQGVVQVYQELKQKGIEFPMTDLDAMAPIITPQRKVTYQSVPESEQTTALAVPPVGEQPPMPLAVQGSNVPAQLTEPQLAKLQSELDVVQGNMRVLAEMLTHLTNPNQTANQQPDPADLELLTELHSTCKAMQERVVELIGKLAHDEMTAELLRVNDELNNLFLRYTRYTKNKATPPSTILAQTIGQPPNNARVNAAPVLSKREAESLIDLSDGTDSLGKELASISVVDGAPRASDSRKEKPKEKEGDNDEFDMFAQSRTATYETTKNSGSRYEDNAEQPVSGGSLSSAILNRNNPNQPPQNTTTAAPATVPGAQGDQESLTSFEFERFLAERAAAAEALPTIPPTTTATTTNTNAQRQINKDQDKSLFAL from the exons atgtcTTTTTTCGGTGTACCTGTGAATCCATTTTCGACGCCAGTTGGTCAGAGAATAG AACAAGCTACAGATGGAAGCCTGCCAAGTGAGAATTGGGCACTTAATATGGAAATATGCGATATCATTAACGAAACTGAAGACGGACCTCGGGATGCAGTTAAAGCTATTCGACGGCGATTGAATCAAGCAGCTGGAAAGAACTATACCATCGTTATGTACACTCTCACT GTTCTTGAAACATGTGTGAAAAACTGCGGCAAGTGTTTTCATGCGCTCGCTTGCTCACGAGAGTTTGTACTGGAGCTGGTTAAATTAATTGGTCCAAAAAATGAACCGCCTACAGCAGTACAAGAAAAAGTACTGAGCCTCATTCAAGCGTGGGCTGAAACCTTTCGTCATCAACCTCATACTCAAGGAGTTGTGCAAGTTTATCAAGAGCTTAAACAAAAAGGAATTGAATTTCCTATGACTGATCTTGATGCTATGGCGCCAATAATTACCCCCCAAAgg AAAGTGACTTATCAGAGTGTACCGGAAAGTGAGCAGACCACGGCATTGGCAGTCCCACCGGTAGGTGAACAACCTCCCATGCCGCTGGCAGTCCAAGGGAGCAATGTGCCTGCTCAACTTACAGAACCACAGCTGGCCAAGTTACAGAGTGAGTTGGATGTTGTTCAGGGTAATATGCGCGTTCTTGCTGAGATGCTAACGCATCTAACCAATCCGAATCAAACGGCTAATCAGCAACCAGATCCAGCTGACTTGGAACTCCTTACG GAGCTGCATTCCACCTGCAAAGCGATGCAAGAACGAGTTGTAGAATTAATTGGTAAGCTCGCCCATGATGAAATGACTGCTGAATTGCTTCGTGTGAATGACGAACTTAACAACTTGTTTCTGCGTTACACCCGATACACGAAAAATAAGGCAACACCTCCTAGTACTATATTGGCACAGACCATTGGCCAACCACCAAATAATGCACGTGTTAATGCCGCTCCTGTGTTGAGCAAACGTGAAGCTGAATCACTAATCGACTTATCAGACGGAACAGACAGCTTGGGAAAAGAATTAGCAAGCATCA GTGTGGTGGATGGCGCTCCGAGAGCAAGTGATTCGCGAAAAGAGAAGCCTAAGGAAAAAGAGGGTGACAATGACGAATTTGACATGTTTGCCCAATCACGTACTGCTACTTACGAAACAACGAAAAATAG TGGTAGTAGATACGAGGATAATGCTGAACAGCCGGTGAGCGGGGGAAGTCTAAGCTCAGCCATTCTTAATCGAAATAACCCTAATCAACCGCCACAGAACACAACAACCGCTGCTCCTGCAACTGTT CCCGGTGCCCAAGGTGACCAGGAATCATTAACATCATTTGAGTTTGAAAGATTCCTAGCTGAGAGAGCAGCTGCAGCCGAAGCGCTACCCACCATACCTCCTACGACTACCGCGACGACTACTAATACAAATGCTCAGCGCCAAATTAATAAAGATCAAGACAAGTCCTTATTTGCTCTCTAG
- the LOC124218037 gene encoding dynein regulatory complex subunit 3 — MKTEDKPIILQESAEPGVIDQKMLVALIIDQGPKKEAGRLFVEDGINLEEVTEIRIEFLNILNIDHLWLMPNLVKLKLSNNKIERIVNLDVLINLKELDLSFNHIETMENLNHLKCLEILLLYENQISLIQGIDDLNELTIFSIGNNNIADWHHVMYLRKFKKLRSLNVSGNSCMEKEGYLNYLIAFIPQLIYLQYKMITDRERQAAADEHYRIISNLLEEEAKEQEKLDKQAAFEENVALLSISYVEYLDDDYLFNKMFEKDKEGNDFLTLSEDARSAYAEYKVKFMELCKDLYELGLAEQIRRSNEIKMFEDLVTKGEDDIQKDSQMMMDEIMDRKAEILADVKALMQSMTEELETEVLEEKLDKARQLSEEFSDLVARTWTKLMHKEVILHDQMEDINEVFKQHMTDMVGSFLEAAQNIFSLMRNLEAEYTDNIAGIASVVMNTSQATEDSKMSPSVTDIIGDKDILNNNLAASHDLHLQIIDGREDRLTSRLNGWLEGKIEKLAENESNRNRQKILEISHFLECQREEFDALQLQQPLYVNTDDPDIAAVLEQ; from the exons ATGAAGACTGAAGACAAACCGATAATATTGCAAGAATCCGCAGAACCTGGGGTGATAGACCAAAAAATGCTCGTGGCTTTAATAATTGACCAAGGGCCAAAAAAGGAAGCTGGAAGATTGTTTGTAGAGGATGGGATAAACCTGGAAGAAGTGACAGAAATTCGAATCGAATTTCTTA atattttaaaTATAGACCACCTATGGTTAATGCCAAACTTGGTGAAATTAAAACTGAGCaacaacaaaattgaaaggaTTGTTAACTTGGATGTCCTGATTAATTTAAAAGAGCTTGATCTGTCGTTCAACCATATCGAAACTATGGAGAATTTGAACCatttgaaatgtttggaaattttattgctGTATGAGAATCAAATTAGTCTTATTCAGGGAATCGACGATTTGAATGAACTTACAATTTTCAGTATTGGAAATAACAATATTGCCGATTGGCATCAT GTCATGTATTTacggaaattcaaaaaattacggaGTTTAAATGTCTCTGGAAATTCGTGCATGGAAAAAGAAGGATATTTGAACTATTTGATTGCCTTTATACCACAATTAATCTATCTTCAGTACAAAATGATAACGGACCGAGAACGCCAGGCTGCCGCTGATGAACATTa CCGAATCATTAGTAATTTGTTGGAAGAAGAAGcgaaagaacaagaaaagtTGGACAAGCAAGCAGCATTTGAGGAAAATGTTGCATTATTATCCATATCTTACGTGGAATATCTCGATGACGACTACTTGTTCaataaaatgtttgaaaaagaCAAGG AAGGTAACGACTTCTTAACACTCAGCGAAGATGCACGATCTGCATATGCGGAGTATAAAGTAAAGTTCATGGAACTTTGCAAAGATTTGTATGAACTGGGGCTAGCTGAACAAATCCGAAGGTccaacgaaataaaaatgtttgaagaTTTAGTCACTAAAGGTGAAGACGACATTCAGAAAGATTCCCAAAT GATGATGGATGAAATAATGGATAGAAAGGCTGAAATCTTAGCAGACGTAAAAGCACTTATGCAATCAATGACTGAAGAGTTGGAGACTGAAGTTCTCGAAGAAAAATTAGACAAAGCTCGTCAGCTGTCCGAAGAATTCAGTGACTTGGTGGCTAGAACCTGGACAAAGCTCATGCACAAGGAAGTGATTCTTCATGACCAAATGGAA GATATAAACGAAGTGTTCAAACAGCATATGACAGATATGGTTGGATCGTTCTTAGAAGCAGCCCAGAATATATTCTCATTAATGAGAAATCTGGAAGCCGAATATACCGACAACATTGCTGGAATAGCTAGTGTTGTTATGAATACAAGTCAGGCTACGGAAGATAGTAAAATGTCACCTAGTGTAACGGATATAATCGGTGATAAGGACATTTTGAATAACAATTTGGCAGCATCCCATGATCTACATCTACAG ATCATTGATGGGCGTGAAGATCGTCTAACAAGTCGACTTAATGGTTGGCTTGAAgggaagattgaaaaattggcAGA GAATGAAAGTAACCGGAACCGTCAGAAGATACTagaaatttcccattttcttgAGTGTCAACGGGAAGAATTTGATGCACTACAATTACAGCAGCCGTTATACGTGAACACTGACGATCCAGATATTGCTGCAGTACTTGAGCAATAA
- the LOC124218041 gene encoding enoyl-CoA delta isomerase 1, mitochondrial isoform X1: MAALRRYTTAKFLTMGQLRKQYSSAAKLVDVNVSDKTGIATVSMNKPPVNSLNLEFITELNYNFQELEKSKCRGIILTSALPKVFSAGLDILEMYKPDLKRAESFWRALQDLWLTLYGLALPTAAAVNGASPAGGCLLATSCEYRVFVEGKHTIGLNETQLGIIAPKWFQDTFVNVIGQRQGEISLLRGSLYTPEEALKIGLVDELATNKEEAIAKCEKYIAAYAKISPGARSATKHQLRKSALSWLEKNRDFDVKIFIGFLEQPQVQKGLDMYIQSLKKK, encoded by the exons ATGGCCGCACTAAGAAGGTACACCACTGCTAAGTTTCTGACAATGGGTCAGTTGAGAAAGCAATATTCATCTGCTGCCAAGTTAGTTGATGTAAATGTAAGCGATAAAACAG GTATCGCTACAGTGTCGATGAATAAACCACCAGTAAACAGTTTAAATCTGGAATTCATCACAGAACtgaattacaattttcaagaaCTGGAGAAAAGCAAATGCCGAGGTATTATATTGACCTCAGCTTTGCCAAAAGTATTTTCAGCTGGATTAGATATCTTGGAAATGTATAAACCAGACTTAAAACGTGCAGAAAGCTTTTGGCGTGCACTTCAGGACCTTTGGTTGACTTTGTACGGTTTAGCGCTACCTACTGCAGCTGCAGTCAAT GGTGCTAGTCCTGCGGGTGGCTGTCTCCTCGCAACGTCTTGTGAGTATCGAGTTTTCGTTGAAGGAAAACATACAATAGGACTGAACGAAACACAATTGGGTATAATTGCTCCTAAATGGTTCCAGGATACATTTGTTAATGTAATCGGTCAACGTCAAGGAGAAATATCACTGTTGCG AGGTTCGCTTTACACACCAGAAGAGGCACTAAAAATTGGCCTGGTCGATGAATTAGCTACAAATAAAGAAGAAGCAATCGCTAAGtgcgaaaaatatattgcagCTTATGCTAAAATATCAC CTGGTGCAAGGTCCGCAACGAAGCATCAGTTAAGGAAGTCAGCACTCTCATggcttgaaaaaaatagagattttgatgtgaaaatattcattggCTTCTTAGAGCAACCACAGGTACAAAAGGGTTTGGATATGTACATCCAGAGCTTAAAAAAGAAGTGA
- the LOC124218041 gene encoding enoyl-CoA delta isomerase 1, mitochondrial isoform X2, which produces MNKPPVNSLNLEFITELNYNFQELEKSKCRGIILTSALPKVFSAGLDILEMYKPDLKRAESFWRALQDLWLTLYGLALPTAAAVNGASPAGGCLLATSCEYRVFVEGKHTIGLNETQLGIIAPKWFQDTFVNVIGQRQGEISLLRGSLYTPEEALKIGLVDELATNKEEAIAKCEKYIAAYAKISPGARSATKHQLRKSALSWLEKNRDFDVKIFIGFLEQPQVQKGLDMYIQSLKKK; this is translated from the exons ATGAATAAACCACCAGTAAACAGTTTAAATCTGGAATTCATCACAGAACtgaattacaattttcaagaaCTGGAGAAAAGCAAATGCCGAGGTATTATATTGACCTCAGCTTTGCCAAAAGTATTTTCAGCTGGATTAGATATCTTGGAAATGTATAAACCAGACTTAAAACGTGCAGAAAGCTTTTGGCGTGCACTTCAGGACCTTTGGTTGACTTTGTACGGTTTAGCGCTACCTACTGCAGCTGCAGTCAAT GGTGCTAGTCCTGCGGGTGGCTGTCTCCTCGCAACGTCTTGTGAGTATCGAGTTTTCGTTGAAGGAAAACATACAATAGGACTGAACGAAACACAATTGGGTATAATTGCTCCTAAATGGTTCCAGGATACATTTGTTAATGTAATCGGTCAACGTCAAGGAGAAATATCACTGTTGCG AGGTTCGCTTTACACACCAGAAGAGGCACTAAAAATTGGCCTGGTCGATGAATTAGCTACAAATAAAGAAGAAGCAATCGCTAAGtgcgaaaaatatattgcagCTTATGCTAAAATATCAC CTGGTGCAAGGTCCGCAACGAAGCATCAGTTAAGGAAGTCAGCACTCTCATggcttgaaaaaaatagagattttgatgtgaaaatattcattggCTTCTTAGAGCAACCACAGGTACAAAAGGGTTTGGATATGTACATCCAGAGCTTAAAAAAGAAGTGA
- the Bcs1 gene encoding mitochondrial chaperone BCS1: MTIVEYVQTLSDNPYFGAGFGLFGLGAGAAMLRKGMQVGMILFRRHYMITLEVPCRDKSYQWLLHWLTHKGARKTQHLSVETSFEEKDTGYVKTKYEFIPSIGTHFFSYNGNWIKVERTREQQTLDLHMGIPWETVQLTAFGRDKSIYFNILEEARQMALKEHEGKTIMYTAMGSEWRPFGHARKRRPLNSVVLDAGVGERILNDCKEFIDNHGWYSERGIPYRRGYLLYGPPGCGKSSYITALAGELEHGICVLNLSERGLSDDRLNHLLAVAPQQTIILLEDVDAAFISREESKEIRAAYDGLNRVTFSGLLNCLDGVASTEARIVFMTTNYLERLDPALVRPGRVDLKEYIGWCSAYQVEQMFLRFYKFSEKCTHTLAQEFANSVIAHKRNVSPAQIQGFFMFHKNNPEEVVNNVSKIWELQ, translated from the coding sequence ATGACGATTGTTGAATATGTTCAAACTTTGTCGGACAATCCATATTTTGGAGCTGGTTTCGGGCTTTTTGGACTTGGTGCTGGTGCGGCTATGCTTAGAAAAGGAATGCAAGTTGGAATGATCCTTTTCAGGCGGCATTATATGATCACATTAGAGGTACCTTGTCGCGATAAAAGTTACCAGTGGCTTCTACACTGGTTAACTCATAAGGGTGCTAGGAAAACACAGCATCTATCTGTAGAGAcaagttttgaagaaaaagataCTGGGTATGTCAAGACCAAGTATGAATTCATACCAAGTATCGGTACTCACTTTTTCAGTTACAACGGTAACTGGATAAAAGTAGAGAGAACGAGGGAACAGCAAACGTTGGATTTGCACATGGGTATCCCTTGGGAAACTGTTCAACTTACAGCATTTGGGAGAGACAAGagcatatattttaatatccTTGAGGAAGCTAGACAAATGGCATTAAAGGAGCACGAAGGAAAGACAATAATGTACACGGCAATGGGAAGTGAATGGAGGCCCTTTGGACATGCAAGGAAAAGACGACCCCTAAATTCCGTGGTGTTGGATGCCGGAGTTGGAGAGAGAATATTAAACGACTGCAAAGAATTTATAGACAATCATGGATGGTATAGTGAAAGAGGGATTCCTTACCGAAGAGGGTATTTGCTTTATGGACCGCCAGGCTGTGGCAAATCTTCGTACATAACTGCATTGGCTGGTGAACTGGAACATGGCATCTGTGTGCTGAATTTATCAGAAAGAGGTCTGTCTGATGACAGATTAAATCATTTGCTAGCCGTTGCTCCTCAGCAAACCATTATTCTTCTAGAGGATGTAGATGCTGCTTTTATTAGCCGAGAAGAATCAAAAGAAATCAGGGCAGCTTATGACGGGCTTAATCGAGTGACATTTAGCGGTTTATTGAATTGTCTGGATGGCGTTGCTTCTACAGAAGCAAGGATAGTCTTCATGACCACTAATTATCTCGAGAGATTAGATCCAGCCCTTGTGAGACCTGGTAGAGTTGATCTCAAAGAGTACATAGGTTGGTGCAGCGCCTATCAAGTGGAACAAATGTTTCTGAGGTTTTACAAATTCTCCGAGAAATGTACACATACATTGGCTCAAGAGTTTGCCAATAGTGTTATAGCTCATAAACGTAACGTGAGTCCAGCACAAATTCAGGGTTTCTTTATGTTTCACAAGAACAACCCTGAGGAAGTAGTGAACAATGTATCGAAAATATGGGAacttcaataa